One segment of Lachancea thermotolerans CBS 6340 chromosome E complete sequence DNA contains the following:
- the VPS16 gene encoding tethering complex subunit VPS16 (similar to uniprot|Q03308 Saccharomyces cerevisiae YPL045W VPS16 Vacuolar sorting protein): MGVKNPSLGWEKLKDVYYRNRELCQLSLPKEDQYKLIISTTVLAIEVEESIRVFQYKGEQLGVIELNKLPSELVCYELDSFDEGSLVLALSDRIRVYHNWSPLLFQDFLLPDTIQDKIWDYKNRVLVLSSSQDLFYFDGLGLQVLLKNTENFTLLTKNHWHCNEDIVVLLDLDHVFHLNIKSLELVPMFMGETWHTVSVSPRGLVCLFNAKTNELRIYKDSKTKLMELNLETQPNDMAWCGDDTIACAFNHEEIRLYGPDSEYVTFWYPDEIIVLRGESNGLRLITSEKVELISKVQQFTSNIFLMGSTEPSAILLDSVNLLSTQAPRALENLKIINLDQGVAECLDAALEELDPYWQKKLLAAAAFGKSSLPKNTQLSKVFVETCNKLRVLNVLTEMGIILTSSNLLVITLDGLIARLIKTGNFYECIQICKFLKDRGRLASIFKSWANAKIAFSADLDDEDLFKVIIRLAEGLSVQLPLAEIGLAAFSEGRPALAKQLVLKEPLPDLELPSLLELDEHELALKEGRRRGIPGMIMSILLILQKQLTTSQFTKVIMLVMQDNQLYTYYARHDDEFLFDFYRQTDQLSNLAHHIWDQEVRNQNPAEYLRQVEELYNRDSQDILIKNDQSLLHRQSELYEFQRSISHLLQVDLENMNLDGTIELLIKMKLDKQLNSLIKKFKVTDRKIYHIKCRVLTQQDRFDDLFKFAQERKSPIGYHPFFKYCLKQKRKKEAAVYVRMISGIPYEKRIEMYLRCESYNDAINLASKEKDIPSLKNIYKTIPPNQPQLKALVNEAMSKL; the protein is encoded by the coding sequence ATGGGTGTGAAGAACCCTAGCCTAGGATGggagaagctcaaggatGTATATTATAGGAACAGGGAGTTATGCCAATTGAGCTTACCTAAAGAGGATCAATATAAGCTAATCATTTCAACCACAGTTTTGGCTATTGAAGTTGAGGAATCCATACGGGTTTTTCAGTACAAAGGCGAACAATTGGGTGTAATTGAACTGAACAAGCTACCCAGTGAACTTGTTTGCTATGAGCTCGATTCTTTTGATGAGGGTTCATTGGTGTTAGCTCTTTCGGATCGTATTAGGGTTTACCATAATTGGTCCCCTCTGCTgtttcaagactttttgtTACCAGATACCATTCAAGACAAAATTTGGGATTATAAAAACCGCGTTTtagttctttcaagttctCAAGACTTATTCTACTTTGACGGGCTGGGCCTTCAGGTTCTGCTCAAGAACACCGAGAACTTTACTCTGTTAACTAAGAACCATTGGCATTGTAATGAAGACATAGTAGTCCTTCTCGACCTTGATCATGTTTTCCACTTGAACATCAAATCTTTAGAGTTGGTGCCCATGTTTATGGGCGAGACTTGGCACACCGTGTCAGTTTCCCCGCGCGGACTCGTGTGTCTCTTTAACGCCAAAACCAATGAACTCAGAATTTATAAAGattcaaaaaccaaactAATGGAGCTCAATCTTGAAACTCAACCGAATGATATGGCATGGTGTGGAGATGATACGATAGCTTGCGCCTTCAACCACGAAGAAATCAGACTATATGGGCCGGACTCAGAATACGTCACTTTTTGGTATCCAGATGAAATTATAGTGTTAAGGGGTGAATCCAACGGTTTAAGACTGATAACTAGTGAAAAAGTCGAGTTGATTTCAAAGGTGCAGCAGTTTACGTCGAACATATTTTTAATGGGCTCTACTGAACCAAGTGCAATTCTTCTGGATTCTGTGAATCTGTTATCTACCCAGGCACCTCGAGCCCTCGAAAATTTAAAGATCATAAATTTGGACCAAGGCGTTGCAGAATGCTTGGATGCTGCTCTTGAGGAATTGGACCCCTACtggcaaaagaagcttttggcagCAGCGGCATTTGGGAAAAGCTCGCTTCCCAAAAACACCCAAttgtcaaaagtttttgtgGAAACATGTAACAAACTTAGAGTCCTCAATGTCTTAACAGAAATGGGAATAATACTTACCTCAAGCAACCTTCTTGTTATCACACTTGATGGTTTGATAGCACGACTTATAAAAACCGGTAATTTCTATGAATGTATCCAAATCTGCAAATTTCTAAAGGATCGTGGTAGACTTGCCTCCATATTCAAATCTTGGGCCAATGCAAAGATCGCCTTTTCTGCTGATTTAGACGACGAAGATCTATTTAAGGTGATCATCAGGCTTGCTGAAGGGTTGTCTGTCCAGCTGCCGTTGGCTGAAATTGGACTTGCTGCTTTCTCTGAGGGAAGGCCTGCACTGGCTAAACAGCTGGTTCTTAAGGAGCCTTTACCCGATCTCGAGCTTCCATCACTTTTGGAGCTAGATGAACACGAGCTAGCGCTCAAAGAAGGGAGACGAAGGGGGATCCCAGGCATGATAATGTCAATTTTACTTAttttgcaaaaacagtTGACTACTTCTCAGTTCACAAAAGTCATCATGCTTGTTATGCAAGATAATCAGCTTTATACTTACTATGCGAGACATGATGATGAATTCTTGTTTGACTTTTACCGCCAAACAGACCAGTTAAGCAACCTTGCCCACCATATCTGGGACCAAGAAGTTCGGAACCAAAACCCTGCTGAATACTTACGTCAAGTCGAAGAACTCTATAACAGAGATTCACAGGACATTCTAATCAAAAATGATCAATCTCTTTTGCATAGACAATCTGAACTTTATGAGTTTCAGAGAAGCATATCCCATCTGCTGCAAGTAGATCTCGAAAACATGAACTTGGATGGCACTATAGAACTGCTCATTAAAATGAAACTGGATAAACAGTTGAACTCGCTCAttaaaaagttcaaggtCACTGATCGGAAAATTTACCATATTAAGTGCAGGGTATTAACGCAACAAGACAGGTTTGATgatctcttcaagtttgcgCAGGAGCGAAAATCCCCAATAGGCTACCAtccctttttcaaatattgcTTGAAGCAAAAACGAAAGAAAGAGGCCGCTGTGTATGTGCGCATGATATCAGGAATTCCTTATGAGAAAAGAATTGAAATGTACCTGCGATGCGAGTCTTACAATGATGCTATTAACTTGGCCTCTAAGGAGAAAGACATTCCAAGCCTCAAGAATATCTACAAGACAATCCCTCCCAATCAACCACAGCTGAAGGCTTTAGTAAATGAAGCAATGAGCAAATTATAA
- the ELC1 gene encoding elongin C (similar to uniprot|O13292 Saccharomyces cerevisiae YPL046C ELC1 Elongin C forms heterodimer with Ela1p that participates in transcription elongation expression dramatically upregulated during sporulation widely conserved among eukaryotes): MSQITLVSKDGSEQSLSREAADLSPVLRSMLSKPFIEEQQSKITLSEIKPDVLKKVVEYLEYCRQYQNAGEDEDVPEFEVPTEMSLELLLVADFLNI; encoded by the coding sequence ATGTCACAAATCACCCTGGTCTCTAAAGATGGCTCTGAGCAGTCTCTATCTCGCGAAGCTGCTGACTTGTCGCCGGTGCTAAGAAGCATGCTGTCTAAGCCAtttattgaagagcaaCAAAGTAAGATTACTTTGAGTGAGATTAAACCCGACgtattgaagaaagtggTCGAGTATCTTGAGTACTGCAGACAATATCAGAATGCGGGGGAAGATGAGGACGTTCCGGAATTCGAGGTTCCCACCGAAATGTCATTAGAACTGCTTCTAGTCGCAGACTTCCTCAACATTTAG
- the RMD5 gene encoding ubiquitin-protein ligase RMD5 (similar to uniprot|Q12508 Saccharomyces cerevisiae YDR255C RMD5 Cytosolic protein required for sporulation also required for the ubiquitination of the gluconeogenetic enzyme fructose-1 6-bisphosphatase which is degraded rapidly after the switch from gluconeogenesis to glycolysis), whose translation MSDLLKNLNTEFGKLKEGASDGQSHLRRCLKDTHEFKLNIKKLKSYLTKQMLEPGAGQDPVDDKISRKRQLAVDKLNKLHRQWDSGVKKHGKNALHQHTKFQKSVLNKIYDFDLDQVYVNQLPADARQHIEKSIGVHISRYSMSEIPKTDPEAMVQYLKEVYGVDPQVSSSYVEMSQIVRQLRGGNLEPCMRWCTEGSSLQFELHLLNAMYFLQAGDKVSTYQYLLKHIPSFMEKTKKTHLRHQVAPLLAQLVVSSEAKVNVEDQRKKCMKLFTKEYCAQSRLPFDSPLFLVVLSGVISFQFFIKYRTLRAVSHVDWSTKNELPFNVKLPEFLTNFHPIFICPVLKEETTQENPPYALPCHHIISKFSLDKMSKNGTCNFKCPYCPVMAARSKTSRVNFVIL comes from the coding sequence ATGTCagatcttttgaagaacttgaacaCTGAATTTggaaagctcaaggagGGCGCGTCCGATGGTCAATCACACCTGAGGAGATGCCTAAAGGACACTCATGAATTCAAGTTGAAtatcaaaaagttgaaaagctacTTGACCAAGCAGATGCTTGAACCGGGTGCCGGGCAAGACCCGGTTGATGACAAGATTTCCCGGAAAAGGCAGCTGGCTGTCGACAAACTCAACAAGCTTCATAGACAGTGGGATAGTGGAGTGAAAAAACATGGCAAGAACGCGTTGCATCAACACACtaaatttcaaaagagtGTTCTAAATAAAATCTACGATTTTGACCTCGATCAAGTCTATGTCAACCAGTTGCCCGCAGATGCCCGGCAGCATATTGAGAAATCAATTGGAGTCCATATATCGCGCTATAGCATGAGCGAGATTCCCAAAACAGACCCTGAGGCGATGGTTCAGTACTTAAAGGAAGTTTACGGCGTAGATCCTCAAGTATCCTCAAGTTATGTTGAGATGTCTCAGATAGTAAGGCAACTGCGCGGCGGAAACCTCGAGCCATGTATGCGTTGGTGTACTGAAGGTTCAAGTCTACAATTCGAGCTTCATCTCTTAAATGCCatgtattttcttcaagcaggGGACAAAGTGTCAACTTATCAGTATTTGTTGAAACACATACCTAGTTTTATggaaaaaacaaagaagacaCATTTGCGGCATCAGGTGGCACCGCTTCTTGCGCAGCTTGTGGTATCTTCTGAAGCAAAAGTCAACGTTGAAGATCAGCGCAAGAAATGCATGAAATTGTTCACTAAAGAATACTGCGCTCAAAGCCGCCTCCCTTTCGATTCGCCGTTGTTTCTAGTAGTGCTGAGCGGCGTCATATCtttccagttttttatAAAATACAGGACGCTCCGAGCGGTGAGTCATGTGGACTGGAGTACCAAAAACGAGCTGCCATTCAATGTGAAGCTTCCAGAGTTCCTCACGAATTTCCACCCTATCTTCATTTGCCCAGTTCTTAAAGAGGAAACGACGCAAGAGAATCCCCCTTATGCTCTACCATGCCATCATATCATTTCGAAATTCAGTCTCGATAAAATGAGTAAAAACGGAACCTGTAATTTCAAGTGCCCATATTGCCCTGTAATGGCGGCACGCTCTAAAACCAGTAGAGTCAATTTTGTTATTTTGTAG
- the SGF11 gene encoding SAGA histone acetyltransferase complex subunit SGF11 (similar to uniprot|Q03067 Saccharomyces cerevisiae YPL047W SGF11 11kDa subunit of the SAGA histone acetyltransferase complex involved in regulation of transcription of a subset of SAGA-regulated genes) produces the protein MAQLTIDTASQSIFENLLTTMIQDIVARTTTQAQTLRARYGGIPKPYFHDKSGTLDINGMPKQQESSIYFHCDNCSRDVSVNRFAAHVERCLTRGRRG, from the coding sequence ATGGCACAATTGACAATAGATACAGCTTCACAGTCTATCTTCGAGAACTTGCTCACCACGATGATTCAAGACATTGTTGCTCGCACTACAACCCAAGCTCAAACACTCCGCGCACGGTATGGCGGGATTCCTAAGCCCTACTTTCACGATAAGTCGGGAACGCTTGACATTAACGGTATGCcaaagcagcaagaaagcTCCATATATTTCCACTGCGATAACTGTAGTCGCGACGTTTCAGTCAATCGCTTCGCAGCGCATGTGGAAAGATGCTTGacaagaggaagaagaggatga
- the CTA1 gene encoding catalase A (highly similar to uniprot|P15202 Saccharomyces cerevisiae YDR256C CTA1 Catalase A breaks down hydrogen peroxide in the peroxisomal matrix formed by acyl-CoA oxidase (Pox1p) during fatty acid beta-oxidation) codes for MGNDNPTNASNVRSDRVVTNSQGNPINEPFATQRVGQYGPLLLQDFTLLDSLAHFNRERIPERNPHAHGSGAFGYFEVTDDITDVCGSAMFNEIGKKTRCMVRFSTVGGEKGSADTARDPRGFATKFYTEEGNLDWVYNNTPVFFIRDPAKFPHFIHTQKRNPETNLKDANMFWDFLTTPENQVAIHQVMILFSDRGTPATYRNMNGYSGHTYKWSNKKGEWFYVQVHIKTDQGIKNLNNEEAVKIAGENPDYCGQDLFKNIKEGNFPTWTVYIQTMTEAEAQKLPFSVFDLTKVWSHKQFPLRRIGKMVLNENPKNYFAQVEQVAFSPSHTVPYQEASADPVLQSRLFAYPDAHRHRLGANYHQIPVNCPYASRVFNPSIRDGPMNVDGNLGSEPNYLSTAKSYNYTQASKPIQQHQEVWNGPALPFHWATSPGDADFVQARGLYNVLARTPGQQQALAHNVAVHVANACPEIQERVFAMFSRVDKTLGQSIKREALSISPRSSSQQAKL; via the coding sequence ATGGGCAACGACAACCCAACCAACGCCTCTAATGTGAGGTCAGATCGCGTGGTCACAAATTCCCAGGGAAACCCGATAAACGAGCCCTTTGCCACACAGCGCGTAGGCCAATATGGACCGCTTCTGCTCCAGGACTTCACTCTCCTTGACTCCCTCGCCCACTTCAACCGTGAGCGTATTCCTGAGCGTAACCCGCATGCGCATGGTTCAGGGGCTTTCGGTTACTTTGAAGTTACCGACGACATCACGGATGTGTGCGGCTCAGCCATGTTCAATGAAATTGGAAAGAAGACCAGATGCATGGTCCGTTTCTCGACTGTTGGTGGTGAGAAGGGCTCTGCTGACACTGCCAGAGACCCTCGTGGATTTGCTACCAAGTTTTATACCGAAGAGGGTAATTTGGATTGGGTGTACAATAACACGCCGGTATTCTTTATCAGGGACCCTGCCAAATTCCCCCACTTCATTCATACCCAAAAACGTAATCCAGAGACGAATCTCAAGGATGCGAACATGTTTTGGGACTTCCTAACCACCCCTGAGAACCAGGTTGCCATTCATCAAGTTATGATTCTCTTCAGCGACCGGGGTACTCCGGCCACCTATAGAAACATGAACGGATACTCCGGGCACACCTACAAGTGGTCTAACAAGAAAGGCGAGTGGTTCTACGTCCAGGTCCACATCAAGACAGATCAAGGCATCAAGAACCTGAATAATGAAGAGGCTGTCAAGATTGCTGGCGAAAACCCTGACTACTGCGGCCAAGACctattcaaaaatattaaGGAAGGCAACTTCCCAACTTGGACTGTTTATATTCAAACTATGACGGAAGCAGAGGCCCAAAAGCTGCCTTTTTCAGTTTTCGACCTGACAAAGGTGTGGTCTCATAAGCAATTCCCTCTGCGCCGTATTGGCAAAATGGTACTCAACGAAAATCCAAAGAACTATTTTGCTCAAGTCGAACAGGTTGCATTCTCCCCAAGCCACACAGTTCCCTACCAGGAAGCAAGCGCTGACCCTGTGTTGCAGTCCCGGTTGTTCGCTTACCCTGATGCTCATAGACACAGGTTGGGCGCAAACTATCATCAGATTCCTGTCAACTGCCCATATGCTTCACGGGTTTTCAACCCATCTATTAGAGATGGTCCAATGAATGTGGACGGAAACTTGGGTTCTGAGCCCAATTATTTATCAACGGCGAAAAGTTACAACTACACACAGGCGTCTAAACCCATTCAACAGCATCAAGAGGTGTGGAACGGCCCAGCTTTGCCATTCCACTGGGCCACTTCTCCGGGTGATGCTGACTTTGTTCAGGCCAGAGGTCTATACAATGTTTTGGCTCGCACTCCTGGCCAACAGCAAGCACTGGCTCACAATGTTGCTGTTCACGTGGCCAACGCCTGCCCAGAAATCCAAGAGCGAGTGTTTGCTATGTTCTCGCGTGTTGACAAGACGCTAGGCCAAAGCATCAAGAGAGAGGCGTTATCTATATCGCCCCGCAGCAGTAGCCAGCAAGCCAAATTGTAG
- the CAM1 gene encoding translation elongation factor EF1B gamma (similar to uniprot|P29547 Saccharomyces cerevisiae YPL048W CAM1 Translational cofactor elongation factor-1 gamma participates in the regulation of GTP- binding protein EF-1 alpha may play a redundant role in the regulation of protein synthesis or another GTP- dependent process) yields the protein MSLGTLYGNFRIRTWVPQAIIKKFGLDIKIIAPEDNEQQFAKDFPLKKVPGFLGPEGFKLTETMAVMYYLTKLIPDEEAKRELLGANAEEQAQVIRWLSFANSELLIELVNVFKPLLGMSPFIKPLFDAAVAKVDQITAVFEERLIEHTYLASEDITLADLFATTVFARGFQHCLGSEWRAAHPAITRWYNTVKASDYLEEFFVDFKPCDKPLQPPQNNKKKEAKKETKKEAKKPSAEKPKAAAEAEKPAEQPKKPKHPLELLGKASFPLEDWKRKYSNEDTRPVALPWFWEHYNPEEYSIWRVDFKYNDELTLCFMSNNQVGGFMERLSASVKYMFGCIVVYGEDRNNGIVGAVMLRGQDYVPAFDVAPDWTSYDYAKLDPSKEEDKEFINTMWAWDKPVVINGEPREISDGKVLK from the coding sequence ATGTCTCTCGGTACACTTTACGGGAATTTCCGTATCAGAACTTGGGTCCCCCAAGCAATTATTAAGAAATTTGGTCTCGACATCAAGATCATCGCACCAGAGGACAATGAGCAACAATTTGCCAAGGACTTCCCCTTAAAGAAGGTCCCCGGGTTTTTGGGCCCAGAAGGTTTCAAACTCACTGAAACCATGGCTGTGATGTACTACTTAACCAAGCTTATCCCTGATGAGGAGGCCAAGAGGGAGCTGCTCGGCGCAAACGCTGAGGAGCAGGCCCAGGTCATTAGGTGGCTGTCTTTCGCCAACAGTGAGTTGCTGATCGAGTTGGTAAACGTATTCAAGCCTCTCTTGGGTATGTCTCCATTTATCAAACCTTTGTTTGACGCTGCTGTTGCCAAGGTCGACCAGATCACCGCTGTCTTTGAGGAGAGGCTCATCGAGCACACTTACTTGGCATCTGAAGACATCACGCTGGCCGATCTCTTTGCTACCACCGTTTTCGCCAGAGGATTTCAACACTGCTTGGGCTCTGAATGGCGGGCAGCTCACCCAGCAATCACCAGGTGGTACAACACCGTGAAGGCGTCCGACTACCTGGAAGAGTTCTTTGTCGACTTCAAGCCTTGTGACAAGCCTTTGCAGCCCCCACagaacaacaagaagaaggaggccaagaaggagacAAAAaaggaggccaagaagccctCTGCAGAAAAGCCTAAGGCAGCTGCTGAGGCCGAGAAGCCAGCTGAGCAGCCCAAGAAACCTAAGCATCCTCTTGAGCTCCTTGGCAAAGCCAGCTTCCCGCTAGAAGACTGGAAGAGAAAGTACTCTAATGAAGACACTAGACCCGTCGCTTTGCCTTGGTTCTGGGAGCATTACAACCCAGAGGAGTACTCCATCTGGAGAGTCGACTTCAAGTACAACGACGAATTGACCTTGTGCTTTATGTCTAACAACCAGGTTGGCGGCTTCATGGAGAGACTGTCCGCCTCTGTCAAGTACATGTTCGGCTGCATTGTCGTTTACGGTGAGGACCGCAACAACGGTATCGTCGGCGCTGTCATGCTCAGAGGCCAGGACTACGTCCCAGCCTTTGACGTCGCTCCTGACTGGACCTCTTACGACTACGCCAAGCTTGACCCAAGCAAGGAAGAGGACAAGGAGTTCATCAATACCATGTGGGCTTGGGATAAGCCTGTGGTTATTAATGGCGAGCCAAGGGAAATCAGCGACGGAAAGGTCCTCAAATAA
- the DIG1 gene encoding Dig1p (weakly similar to uniprot|Q03063 Saccharomyces cerevisiae YPL049C DIG1 Regulatory protein of unknown function constitutively-expressed involved in the regulation of mating-specific genes and the invasive growth pathway required for MAP-kinase imposed repression inhibits pheromone-responsive transcription), which yields MSQSTGEGENKSREGRDRLRELGLQCVSPGFGKMDNRMLSTLQVSKDIAKEQKEAIQKLSGDAKSSSPEPKINTGPDTAPSRVSGQDSGSSSTGDIEKNVAKAGPKSLKRARIPPPLNIRASGSDSGSRSGKEDNFQFTGARSAPAHITRYPRGKSRVQYLGRSTDGEHSARKKARALPNWAHMNNAAMTPYAYYPPPATAIPYQGGYPAWQGALQNPYQSPYIPAYMAPVPYAMLQAPFAQSVPDPQTAKNPASNLQRDFEAYRNKNPGVGTRDLFGNNKSRWAPIQAQPQSAREEFFGARARTPIRQSSAAGASRPRPVEKTKDKQADSGPARNNSSKEDDKDNNDDNDTEEVDLAIEEGAQPIPMHARQNSAASVANATMQGEIRLQQDSFAFTFSMLDSATDKKMFMSICDKVWDEAQEITKR from the coding sequence ATGAGTCAGAGCACCGGCGAGggtgaaaacaaaagccgGGAAGGCAGGGATCGTCTCAGAGAACTGGGTTTGCAGTGTGTTTCGCcaggttttggaaaaatggACAACCGTATGCTATCTACTTTACAGGTTTCGAAGGACATTGCCAAAGAGCAGAAGGAGGCtatccagaagctcagcgGCGATGCCAAAAGCTCGAGCCCCGAGCCCAAAATCAACACTGGCCCTGATACAGCCCCATCGAGAGTCTCTGGCCAGGACTCAGGAAGCTCGAGCACGGGggacattgaaaagaatgtAGCTAAAGCAGGTCCCAAGTCCCTAAAGCGAGCTCGGATTCCGCCGCCGTTGAACATACGTGCTTCTGGGTCCGATTCCGGATCGAGGTCCGGTAAGGAAGATAACTTCCAGTTCACAGGGGCCCGCAGTGCACCAGCCCATATCACGCGTTACCCTCGTGGTAAGTCTAGGGTCCAGTATTTAGGACGCAGCACTGATGGTGAACACAGTGCGAGAAAGAAAGCGAGGGCTCTACCAAACTGGGCTCATATGAACAATGCCGCAATGACGCCGTATGCGTACTATCCTCCCCCTGCCACTGCAATTCCATATCAAGGAGGATATCCCGCTTGGCAGGGTGCGCTACAAAATCCTTATCAAAGCCCTTATATACCCGCGTACATGGCTCCTGTCCCATATGCGATGTTGCAGGCTCCTTTCGCGCAGAGTGTGCCTGATCCACAGACCGCCAAGAATCCGGCATCAAACTTGCAGCGCGACTTCGAAGCCTATCGGAACAAAAATCCAGGTGTGGGCACCAGAGAtctttttggcaacaacaaaagcCGCTGGGCACCAATACAAGCTCAGCCTCAAAGCGCGCGTGAAGAATTCTTTGGTGCGCGCGCTAGAACACCTATTAGGCAAAGTTCTGCTGCCGGAGCATCTCGACCAAGACCTGTCGAGAAGACTAAAGATAAGCAAGCTGATAGTGGGCCTGCACGCAACAACTCTAGTAAAGAAGATGATAAAGACAACAACGACGATAATGACACAGAAGAGGTTGACCTGGCTATCGAGGAAGGTGCACAGCCTATTCCAATGCACGCTCGTCAAAACTCAGCTGCATCCGTTGCCAATGCTACTATGCAAGGTGAAATTAgacttcaacaagattCATTCGCTTTCACCTTTTCTATGCTTGATTCCGCCACAGACAAAAAAATGTTTATGAGTATATGCGATAAGGTGTGGGATGAGGCTCAAGAAATAACAAAGCGTTAG